The following are encoded together in the Xanthobacter autotrophicus Py2 genome:
- a CDS encoding binding-protein-dependent transport systems inner membrane component (PFAM: binding-protein-dependent transport systems inner membrane component~KEGG: bra:BRADO6821 putative dipeptide/oligopeptide/nickel ABC transporter, permease protein), whose product MTLATADTPAPRGLAATLAHARYVISDNPVTGIAFGMFLVLVVCALLGPFIVPYDPLASDTAAALQAPSAAHWFGTDNLGRDIFSRVIVATRLDMAIAVFSVALVFAAGGIAGIASGFFGGWTDRIIGRISDTIMAFPLFVLAMGIVAALGNTVTNIVIATAIINFPLYVRVARSEAAIRRQAGFVQAARLTGNSEWRILLTTILPNIMPIMMVQMSLTMGYAILNAAGLSFIGLGVRPPTPEWGIMVAEGAAYIVSGEWWIALFPGLALMFAVFCFNLLGDGLRDIVDPQRRT is encoded by the coding sequence ATGACCCTCGCCACGGCCGACACCCCCGCCCCCCGCGGCCTTGCCGCGACCCTTGCCCACGCGCGCTACGTCATCTCCGACAACCCGGTCACCGGCATCGCCTTCGGCATGTTCCTGGTGCTGGTGGTGTGCGCGCTGCTGGGGCCGTTCATCGTGCCCTACGATCCGCTCGCCAGCGACACGGCGGCCGCGCTCCAGGCGCCGTCTGCCGCCCACTGGTTCGGCACCGACAATCTGGGGCGGGACATCTTCTCCCGCGTCATCGTCGCGACCCGGCTCGACATGGCCATCGCGGTGTTCTCGGTGGCGCTGGTGTTCGCGGCGGGCGGCATCGCCGGCATCGCCTCGGGCTTCTTCGGCGGCTGGACCGACCGCATCATCGGCCGCATCTCCGATACCATCATGGCCTTCCCGCTGTTCGTGCTGGCCATGGGCATCGTGGCGGCGCTGGGCAACACGGTGACCAACATCGTCATCGCCACCGCCATCATCAACTTCCCGCTCTATGTGCGCGTGGCCCGCTCGGAAGCGGCCATCCGCCGGCAGGCGGGGTTCGTACAGGCGGCGCGCCTCACCGGCAATTCGGAATGGCGCATCCTGCTCACGACCATCCTGCCCAACATCATGCCCATCATGATGGTGCAGATGTCGCTCACCATGGGCTACGCCATCCTCAATGCGGCGGGCCTCAGCTTCATCGGCCTCGGCGTGCGCCCGCCCACCCCGGAATGGGGGATCATGGTGGCGGAAGGCGCGGCCTACATCGTCTCCGGCGAATGGTGGATCGCCCTGTTCCCCGGCCTCGCGCTCATGTTCGCGGTGTTCTGCTTCAACCTGCTGGGTGACGGTCTGCGCGACATCGTCGACCCCCAGCGCCGCACCTGA
- a CDS encoding binding-protein-dependent transport systems inner membrane component (PFAM: binding-protein-dependent transport systems inner membrane component~KEGG: rpa:RPA1472 putative dipeptide transport permease protein) gives MLKLIGSRLATAVPSLIGVVIVTFMLTRVLPGDTAAYFAGPAATAESIAEIRTKLGLDKPLPAQFVDYVSALAKGDLGSSLSTGQPVAAEISARLPASAELTLAGLVLALAIAVPFGIMAAVKQGSWVDHACRLITTAGVSLPVFFTGLLLVYVFYFKLGWAPAPLGRLDVFFSAPETVTGFYLIDSLIARDFETFRAALAQLAVPAITLAIFALAPIARMTRASMLSVLSSEFVRTARAAGLTDTTVIITYAFRNAMLPVVTTLGMVFSFLLGANVLVEKVFAWPGIGSYAVEALITSDYAPVQGFVLAMAILYVVLNLLIDIAYGIIDPRARSEA, from the coding sequence ATGCTGAAGCTCATAGGCAGTCGTCTTGCCACCGCCGTGCCGAGCCTCATCGGCGTGGTGATCGTCACCTTCATGCTCACGCGGGTGCTGCCGGGTGACACCGCGGCCTATTTCGCCGGCCCCGCCGCTACGGCCGAATCCATCGCCGAGATCCGCACTAAGCTCGGCCTCGACAAGCCGCTGCCGGCGCAGTTCGTGGACTATGTCTCGGCGCTGGCGAAGGGGGATCTGGGAAGCTCGCTTTCCACCGGACAGCCGGTGGCGGCGGAGATTTCCGCGCGGCTTCCGGCCTCCGCCGAGCTGACGCTGGCGGGGCTGGTGCTGGCGCTGGCCATCGCGGTGCCGTTCGGCATCATGGCGGCGGTGAAGCAGGGGTCCTGGGTGGATCATGCCTGCCGGCTCATCACCACGGCGGGCGTGTCGCTGCCGGTGTTCTTCACCGGCTTGCTGCTGGTCTATGTGTTCTACTTCAAGCTCGGCTGGGCCCCGGCGCCGCTGGGGCGGCTCGACGTGTTCTTCTCGGCGCCCGAGACCGTCACCGGCTTCTATCTCATCGACAGCCTGATCGCGCGGGACTTCGAGACCTTCCGCGCCGCGCTGGCGCAGCTTGCGGTGCCGGCCATCACGCTCGCCATCTTCGCGCTGGCGCCCATCGCCCGCATGACGCGCGCCTCCATGCTGTCGGTCTTGTCTTCAGAGTTCGTGCGCACGGCGCGGGCGGCGGGGCTGACCGATACCACGGTGATCATCACCTACGCATTCCGCAACGCCATGCTGCCGGTGGTGACCACGCTGGGCATGGTGTTTTCCTTCCTGCTCGGCGCCAACGTGCTGGTGGAGAAGGTGTTCGCCTGGCCCGGCATCGGCTCCTACGCGGTGGAGGCGCTGATCACCTCCGACTACGCGCCGGTGCAGGGCTTCGTGCTCGCCATGGCGATCCTCTACGTGGTCCTCAACCTCCTGATCGATATCGCCTACGGCATCATCGACCCCCGCGCGCGGAGCGAAGCATGA
- a CDS encoding extracellular solute-binding protein family 5 (PFAM: extracellular solute-binding protein family 5~KEGG: rpa:RPA1473 possible peptide transport system substrate-binding protein) yields the protein MNRREFVKSASATAVATGTGVAAPAVFSSAQAQARNETLLIVSESGPNNLDIHGVGTNVPGYEASWNTYDRLITHEMTEKDGVRYYDRDKLKGELAEDMNIGDMSVTFKLKKNATFQDGTPVTAKDVKWSLDRAVSVGGFPTFQMKAGSLEKPEQFVVVDDHTVRVDFIRKDRLTIPDLAVIVPCVINSGLVQKNATEKDPWGLEYTKQNTAGSGAYRVTKWTPGTEVIFERFEDWKGGPLPKIKRVIWRMVPSAGNRRALLERGDADISYDLPNKDFVELKQAGKLNITSVPYSNGVQYIGMNVKNPPFDNLKVRQAIAYAIPYQKIMDAALFGLAKPMFGAPADAQTQVKWPQPTKFVTDLAKAKQLLAEAGYPDGLETTLSFDLGFAGVNEPLCVLLQENLAQIGIKTTINKIPGANWRTELTKKVLPLFTNVFSGWLDYPEYFFFWCYHGNNSIFNTMSYQSAAMDAFIDGARAAAANGDKAAYDADVKGMVDLAFADVPRIPLYQPYVNVAMQKNITGYEYWFHRRLDYRAFQKG from the coding sequence ATGAACCGCCGCGAATTCGTGAAGTCTGCGTCTGCCACCGCCGTTGCCACCGGAACCGGTGTCGCCGCCCCGGCGGTCTTCTCCTCGGCACAGGCGCAGGCGCGCAACGAGACGCTGCTGATCGTCTCCGAGAGCGGCCCCAACAACCTCGACATCCATGGTGTCGGCACCAACGTGCCGGGCTATGAGGCGAGCTGGAACACCTACGACCGCCTCATCACCCACGAGATGACCGAGAAGGACGGGGTCCGCTACTACGACCGCGACAAGCTGAAGGGCGAGCTCGCCGAGGACATGAACATCGGCGACATGTCGGTGACCTTCAAGCTGAAGAAGAACGCCACCTTCCAGGACGGCACCCCGGTCACCGCCAAGGACGTGAAGTGGTCGCTGGACCGCGCCGTCTCCGTGGGCGGCTTCCCCACCTTCCAGATGAAGGCCGGCTCGCTGGAGAAGCCCGAGCAGTTCGTGGTGGTGGATGACCACACGGTGCGCGTGGACTTCATCCGCAAGGACCGCCTCACCATCCCCGATCTCGCCGTGATCGTGCCCTGCGTCATCAATTCCGGGCTGGTGCAGAAGAACGCCACCGAAAAGGACCCCTGGGGCCTCGAATACACCAAGCAGAACACCGCCGGCTCCGGCGCCTATCGCGTCACCAAGTGGACCCCCGGCACCGAGGTGATCTTCGAGCGCTTCGAGGACTGGAAGGGCGGCCCGCTGCCCAAGATCAAGCGCGTGATCTGGCGCATGGTGCCCTCCGCCGGCAACCGCCGGGCGCTGCTGGAGCGCGGCGACGCCGACATCTCCTACGACCTGCCCAACAAGGATTTCGTGGAGCTGAAGCAGGCCGGCAAGCTGAACATCACGTCGGTGCCCTATTCCAACGGTGTCCAGTACATCGGCATGAACGTGAAGAACCCGCCCTTCGACAATCTGAAGGTGCGCCAGGCCATCGCTTACGCCATCCCCTACCAGAAGATCATGGACGCCGCCCTGTTCGGCCTCGCCAAGCCCATGTTCGGCGCCCCGGCGGATGCGCAGACCCAGGTCAAGTGGCCGCAGCCCACCAAGTTCGTCACCGACCTCGCCAAGGCCAAGCAATTGCTGGCGGAGGCGGGCTATCCCGACGGGCTGGAGACGACGCTGTCCTTCGACCTCGGCTTTGCCGGCGTGAACGAGCCGCTGTGCGTGCTGCTGCAGGAAAACCTGGCGCAGATCGGCATCAAGACCACCATCAACAAGATCCCCGGCGCCAACTGGCGCACCGAGCTGACGAAGAAGGTGCTGCCGCTGTTCACCAACGTGTTCTCGGGTTGGCTGGACTATCCCGAATACTTCTTCTTCTGGTGCTACCACGGCAACAATTCGATCTTCAACACCATGAGCTACCAGTCGGCGGCCATGGATGCCTTCATCGACGGCGCCCGTGCCGCCGCCGCCAACGGCGACAAGGCGGCCTATGATGCGGACGTGAAGGGCATGGTGGACCTCGCCTTCGCCGACGTGCCGCGTATCCCGCTCTACCAGCCCTATGTGAACGTGGCGATGCAGAAGAACATCACCGGCTACGAATACTGGTTCCACCGCCGTCTCGACTATCGCGCTTTCCAGAAGGGGTGA
- a CDS encoding CDP-diacylglycerol--serine O-phosphatidyltransferase (PFAM: CDP-alcohol phosphatidyltransferase; outer membrane TOM13 domain protein~KEGG: rpb:RPB_3366 CDP-diacylglycerol--serine O-phosphatidyltransferase): METPFPPFDPEGRPRPRFGRLGRVPLRVLLPNLVTLLALCSGLTAVRLAIEERIELALAAIVFAALLDGIDGRLARALKGTSRFGAELDSLADFVNFGCVPALMLYFWGLKETGSVGWIAALAYAICAALRLARFNVMLDDPHKPPFAGDFFTGIPAPAGAITVLLPIYLELIGVPHGGVSAPIALLYCLAIGFLMISTVPAWSGKTLGRRVRRDMVLPLFVAVAIFFALLASYPWIVLSVCSIIYLALLPVSTLRYRRQMAAWRAARPEDLPAA, encoded by the coding sequence ATGGAAACGCCCTTTCCCCCGTTCGATCCGGAAGGCCGGCCGCGCCCCCGCTTCGGCCGCCTCGGCCGGGTGCCGCTGCGGGTGCTGTTGCCCAATCTGGTGACGCTGCTGGCCCTGTGCTCCGGCCTGACGGCGGTGCGCCTCGCCATCGAGGAGCGGATCGAGCTGGCGCTGGCCGCCATCGTCTTCGCGGCCTTGCTTGATGGCATCGACGGTCGCCTCGCCCGGGCGCTGAAGGGCACGTCGCGCTTCGGCGCCGAACTGGACAGCCTCGCCGACTTCGTGAATTTCGGCTGCGTGCCGGCGCTGATGCTCTATTTCTGGGGGCTGAAGGAGACCGGCTCCGTGGGCTGGATCGCCGCGCTCGCCTATGCCATCTGCGCTGCGCTGCGCCTCGCCCGCTTCAACGTGATGCTGGATGATCCCCACAAGCCGCCGTTCGCCGGTGACTTCTTCACCGGCATCCCGGCGCCGGCGGGGGCCATCACAGTGCTGCTGCCCATCTATCTGGAGCTGATCGGCGTGCCCCATGGCGGGGTGAGCGCGCCCATCGCGCTGCTCTATTGCCTGGCCATCGGCTTCCTCATGATCTCCACCGTGCCGGCCTGGTCGGGCAAGACCCTGGGGCGGCGGGTGCGGCGGGACATGGTGCTGCCGCTTTTCGTGGCGGTGGCGATCTTTTTTGCGCTGCTGGCGAGCTATCCCTGGATCGTGCTCTCGGTGTGCTCGATCATCTACCTCGCTTTGCTGCCCGTCTCCACCCTGAGATACCGTCGGCAGATGGCCGCATGGCGCGCCGCGCGCCCCGAGGACCTCCCCGCCGCCTGA
- a CDS encoding phosphatidylserine decarboxylase related protein (TIGRFAM: phosphatidylserine decarboxylase related protein~PFAM: phosphatidylserine decarboxylase-related~KEGG: bja:blr3796 phosphatidylserine decarboxylase) → MSVVTSIRKSLVPIHREGYPFIAIAVVIALGLMVFSTFLGMIGVGLAIWTALFFRDPPRVTPVRDGLVVAPADGRISQVGLARPPRELDLSDEPLLRVSIFMNVFNVHVNRAPVTGRIERLAYKPGLFLNADLDKASEDNERNGLVISTPLCRVGVVQIAGLIARRIVSFVREGESIGVGERFGLIRFGSRVDVYLPVGTRVLVSEGQLTVAGETVLCDLSAQQPRETAYRVS, encoded by the coding sequence TTGTCCGTCGTCACATCCATCCGCAAGTCGCTGGTTCCCATCCATCGGGAAGGCTACCCCTTCATCGCCATCGCGGTGGTGATCGCGCTCGGGCTCATGGTCTTCTCCACCTTCCTCGGCATGATCGGGGTGGGGCTGGCCATCTGGACCGCCCTGTTCTTCCGCGATCCGCCGCGGGTGACGCCGGTGCGCGACGGGCTGGTGGTGGCGCCGGCAGACGGGCGCATCTCCCAGGTGGGCCTCGCCCGGCCGCCGCGCGAGCTGGACCTGTCCGACGAGCCGCTGCTGCGCGTCTCCATCTTCATGAACGTGTTCAACGTGCACGTGAACCGGGCCCCGGTGACCGGCCGCATCGAGCGCCTCGCCTACAAGCCGGGCCTGTTCCTCAACGCCGACCTGGACAAGGCGAGCGAGGACAATGAGCGCAACGGCCTCGTGATCTCCACGCCCCTGTGCCGCGTGGGCGTGGTGCAGATCGCCGGCCTCATCGCCCGCCGCATCGTCTCCTTCGTGCGGGAGGGCGAATCGATCGGCGTCGGCGAGCGCTTCGGCCTGATCCGCTTCGGCTCGCGGGTGGATGTCTATCTGCCGGTGGGCACGCGGGTTCTGGTGTCCGAAGGCCAGCTGACGGTGGCCGGCGAGACGGTTCTGTGCGATCTCTCCGCCCAGCAGCCGCGCGAGACGGCCTACCGGGTGAGCTGA
- a CDS encoding helix-turn-helix- domain containing protein AraC type (PFAM: helix-turn-helix- domain containing protein AraC type~KEGG: rpa:RPA2301 probable transcriptional regulator, AraC family), protein MPCRSLALERRMISAGFVDDALDCLVRRGIDPAPVLAQAGLAVPFGDAVSAEQYGALWLAVSQALDDEFFGLGGRPMRPGSFTLLCHALMGAATLEQALRRALRFLKVVLDDPEGELQVAEGLAAIVLKDTGAARSAFAYRTYWIIVHGITCWLVGRRIPLRQVDFRCGPPEHGADYRLFFGAPVRFDQPHSRLAFDAAFLTLPTTRGERALKEFLRGAPANILVRYRHDQGLAARVKARLRAVPATAWPGFEDLARQLRLPASTLRRRLADEGQTYRDIKDELRRVLAEALLREGAKPVGEIAAELGFSEPSAFHRAFRKWTAQSPGAFRRVSGAAGHDEVAAGRI, encoded by the coding sequence TTGCCATGTAGGAGCCTCGCCCTGGAACGGCGCATGATTTCCGCCGGCTTCGTGGACGACGCGCTGGACTGTCTTGTCCGGCGCGGCATCGATCCCGCGCCGGTGCTGGCGCAGGCGGGGCTTGCCGTGCCGTTCGGGGACGCGGTCTCCGCCGAGCAGTATGGCGCCCTGTGGCTGGCCGTTTCGCAGGCGCTGGACGACGAGTTCTTCGGCCTCGGTGGCCGGCCCATGCGGCCGGGCAGCTTCACGCTGTTGTGTCACGCGCTGATGGGCGCCGCGACGCTGGAGCAGGCCCTGCGCCGCGCGCTGCGCTTCCTGAAGGTGGTGCTGGACGATCCCGAAGGCGAGCTTCAGGTGGCGGAGGGGCTCGCCGCCATCGTGCTGAAGGATACCGGTGCCGCGCGCTCGGCCTTCGCCTATCGCACCTACTGGATCATCGTCCACGGCATCACCTGCTGGCTGGTGGGTCGGCGCATCCCGCTGCGGCAGGTGGATTTCCGCTGCGGCCCGCCGGAGCATGGCGCCGACTATCGCCTGTTCTTCGGCGCGCCGGTGCGGTTCGACCAGCCGCACAGCCGGCTCGCCTTCGATGCCGCCTTCCTCACCTTGCCGACGACCCGCGGCGAACGGGCGTTGAAGGAGTTCCTGCGCGGGGCGCCGGCCAACATTCTGGTGCGCTACCGGCACGACCAGGGCCTCGCCGCGCGCGTGAAAGCCCGCCTGCGCGCTGTGCCGGCCACCGCCTGGCCCGGCTTTGAAGACCTCGCCCGGCAACTGCGGCTTCCCGCCTCCACCCTGCGCCGGCGCCTTGCCGACGAGGGCCAGACCTATCGCGACATCAAGGACGAACTGCGCCGGGTGCTGGCCGAGGCGCTGCTGCGGGAGGGGGCGAAGCCGGTGGGCGAGATCGCGGCGGAGCTGGGCTTCTCCGAGCCCAGCGCCTTCCATCGCGCCTTCCGCAAATGGACGGCGCAAAGCCCCGGCGCCTTCCGGCGGGTCAGCGGGGCGGCGGGCCACGACGAGGTGGCGGCGGGCCGCATTTGA
- a CDS encoding short-chain dehydrogenase/reductase SDR (PFAM: short-chain dehydrogenase/reductase SDR; KR domain protein~KEGG: bur:Bcep18194_C6651 short-chain dehydrogenase/reductase SDR) — MRRQPALRTGTAARAHRSHHGEDLMKIDGRVFIVTGAGSGLGAAVSRMLVGEGARVVIVDINAEAGSAVAAELGDSARFQRADVTSEADGLAAVALAREAFGHVHGLVNCAGVAPGEKVVGREGPHRLDSFARAVGINLIGTFNMLRLAADAIVKEEPDADGERGVIINTASIAAFDGQIGQAAYAASKGGVAALTLPVARELARFGVRVVTIAPGIFETPMMAGLPQDVQDSLGKTVPFPPRLGRPPEYAALVRHICENTMLNGEVIRLDGALRMPPR, encoded by the coding sequence ATGAGACGACAACCGGCCTTGCGAACCGGAACGGCCGCAAGAGCCCATAGAAGCCATCACGGGGAGGACCTCATGAAGATCGACGGTCGCGTCTTTATCGTCACCGGCGCGGGCTCCGGCCTTGGCGCGGCGGTGTCGCGCATGCTGGTGGGCGAAGGCGCGCGGGTGGTGATCGTGGACATCAATGCCGAGGCCGGCAGCGCCGTCGCCGCCGAGCTGGGCGACAGCGCCCGGTTCCAGCGCGCGGACGTGACCAGCGAAGCCGACGGCCTCGCCGCCGTGGCGCTGGCCCGCGAGGCCTTCGGCCATGTTCATGGGCTGGTGAATTGCGCCGGCGTCGCCCCCGGCGAGAAGGTGGTGGGCCGCGAGGGTCCTCACCGGCTCGACAGCTTCGCTCGGGCCGTGGGCATCAACCTCATCGGCACCTTCAACATGCTGCGCCTTGCCGCCGACGCCATCGTGAAGGAAGAGCCCGACGCCGACGGCGAGCGCGGCGTCATCATCAACACCGCCTCCATCGCCGCATTCGATGGCCAGATCGGCCAGGCCGCCTATGCGGCCTCCAAGGGCGGTGTCGCGGCGCTCACCCTGCCGGTGGCGCGGGAGCTGGCGCGCTTCGGGGTGCGGGTCGTCACCATCGCGCCGGGCATCTTCGAGACGCCCATGATGGCGGGCCTGCCGCAGGATGTGCAGGATTCCCTGGGCAAGACCGTGCCCTTCCCGCCCCGGCTCGGCCGGCCGCCGGAATATGCCGCCCTCGTCAGACACATCTGCGAGAACACCATGCTCAACGGCGAGGTCATCCGCCTCGACGGCGCCCTGCGCATGCCGCCCCGCTGA
- a CDS encoding acetyl-CoA acetyltransferase (TIGRFAM: acetyl-CoA acetyltransferase~PFAM: Thiolase~KEGG: rpd:RPD_3105 acetyl-CoA C-acetyltransferase), whose translation MTNRTEDPIVIVGAARTPMGGFQGDFKDVAAPVLGSTAIAAALARAGLAPEAVDEVVFGCVLPAGQGQAPARQAALGAGLPLSTGATTVNKMCGSGMKAAMFAHDLLLAGSAEVAVAGGMESMSNAPYLLDRARAGYRMGHGRVLDHMFLDGLEDAYEKGRLMGTFAEDCAEAYQFTREAQDAFAIASLSKAQKAMADGAFDAEITPVTVKAGKAERVVNADEQPPKAKLDKIPTLKPAFRDGGTVTAANSSSISDGAAALVLMRRSQAEARGLTPLATIVGHATHAQAPNLFATAPVGAVRKLSERTGWALTDVDLFEINEAFAVVPMAAIHDLGLPADKVNIHGGACALGHPIGASGARVMVTLLAALQRHGLKRGIASLCIGGGEATAVALELAH comes from the coding sequence ATGACCAACCGCACGGAAGATCCCATCGTCATCGTTGGCGCCGCCCGCACCCCCATGGGCGGGTTCCAGGGCGACTTCAAGGATGTGGCCGCCCCCGTCCTCGGCTCAACCGCCATCGCGGCGGCGCTGGCCCGCGCCGGCCTCGCGCCGGAAGCGGTGGACGAGGTGGTGTTCGGCTGCGTTCTGCCCGCCGGACAGGGCCAGGCCCCCGCCCGCCAGGCGGCGCTGGGCGCCGGCCTGCCGCTCTCCACCGGCGCCACCACCGTCAACAAGATGTGCGGCTCCGGCATGAAGGCGGCCATGTTTGCCCATGACCTGCTGCTGGCCGGCTCCGCCGAGGTGGCGGTGGCCGGCGGCATGGAGAGCATGAGCAACGCCCCCTACCTGCTTGACCGCGCCCGCGCCGGCTATCGCATGGGCCACGGCCGGGTACTCGACCACATGTTCCTCGACGGGCTGGAGGACGCCTACGAGAAGGGCCGCCTCATGGGCACCTTCGCCGAGGATTGCGCCGAGGCCTACCAGTTCACCCGCGAGGCGCAGGACGCCTTCGCCATCGCCTCCCTGAGCAAGGCGCAGAAGGCCATGGCGGACGGCGCCTTCGACGCCGAGATCACCCCGGTCACGGTGAAGGCCGGTAAGGCCGAGCGCGTGGTCAACGCCGACGAGCAGCCGCCCAAGGCCAAGCTCGACAAGATCCCCACCCTCAAGCCCGCCTTCCGCGACGGCGGCACGGTGACGGCGGCCAACTCCTCCTCCATCTCGGACGGCGCGGCGGCGCTCGTGCTGATGCGTCGGTCGCAGGCGGAAGCGCGCGGGCTCACCCCCCTCGCCACCATCGTCGGCCACGCCACCCACGCCCAGGCGCCGAACCTGTTCGCCACTGCGCCCGTCGGCGCGGTGCGCAAGCTCTCCGAGCGCACCGGCTGGGCGTTGACGGACGTGGACTTGTTCGAGATCAACGAGGCGTTCGCCGTGGTGCCCATGGCCGCCATCCACGACCTCGGCCTGCCGGCGGACAAGGTGAACATCCACGGCGGCGCCTGCGCGCTGGGCCACCCCATCGGCGCCTCGGGTGCGCGGGTGATGGTGACGCTGCTGGCCGCGCTGCAGAGACACGGCCTGAAGCGCGGCATCGCCTCCCTGTGCATCGGCGGCGGTGAGGCTACGGCGGTGGCACTGGAACTGGCGCACTGA
- a CDS encoding acyl-CoA dehydrogenase domain protein (PFAM: acyl-CoA dehydrogenase domain protein; Acyl-CoA dehydrogenase type 2 domain~KEGG: rpd:RPD_3106 acyl-CoA dehydrogenase-like), producing MILTETQTEIRDAVRAFASARLAPGAAARDREHRFPRDELTEMGALGFLGMLVPEALGGAATDLVSYALALEEIAAADGACSTIVAVHSSVGCMPIVKFGTEDQKQRFLPKLASGEWIGGFALTEPQAGSDAANLKTRARRDGDQYILSGAKQFITSGKNGNVVIVFAVTDPDAGKKGISAFIVPTDTPGYEVVRVEEKLGQHSSDTCQLAFNDMRLPADLRLGAEGEGLKIALSNLEGGRIGIASQCVGMARAAFEAAKSYASERVTFGKPIMEHQAVAFRLADMATRIAAARHMVLHAAALREAGQPCLTEASMAKLFASEMAEQVCSAAIQIHGGYGYLADFPEERIYRDVRVCQIYEGTSDVQRIVIARGL from the coding sequence ATGATCCTCACCGAGACCCAGACCGAGATCCGTGACGCAGTGCGGGCCTTCGCCTCGGCGCGCCTCGCCCCCGGCGCCGCCGCCCGCGACCGGGAGCACCGTTTTCCCCGCGACGAGCTGACCGAGATGGGGGCGCTGGGCTTCCTCGGCATGCTGGTGCCGGAGGCCCTGGGCGGCGCGGCGACCGATCTTGTCTCCTACGCCCTTGCGCTGGAAGAGATCGCGGCGGCGGACGGGGCCTGCTCCACCATCGTGGCGGTGCACTCCTCGGTGGGCTGCATGCCCATCGTGAAGTTCGGCACGGAAGACCAGAAGCAGCGCTTCCTGCCGAAGCTTGCCTCCGGCGAATGGATCGGCGGCTTCGCCCTCACCGAGCCGCAGGCCGGCTCGGATGCCGCCAACCTGAAGACCCGCGCCCGGCGCGACGGCGACCAGTACATCCTCTCCGGCGCCAAGCAGTTCATCACCTCGGGCAAGAACGGCAATGTGGTCATCGTCTTCGCCGTGACGGATCCGGACGCCGGCAAGAAGGGCATCTCCGCCTTCATCGTGCCCACCGACACCCCCGGCTATGAGGTGGTGCGGGTGGAGGAGAAGCTGGGCCAGCATTCCTCCGACACCTGCCAGCTCGCCTTCAACGACATGCGCCTGCCCGCCGACCTGCGCCTCGGCGCCGAGGGCGAGGGGCTGAAGATCGCCCTGTCGAATCTCGAGGGCGGGCGTATCGGCATCGCCTCCCAATGCGTGGGCATGGCGCGGGCGGCGTTCGAGGCAGCGAAGAGCTATGCCAGCGAGCGCGTCACCTTCGGCAAGCCCATCATGGAGCACCAGGCGGTGGCCTTCCGCCTCGCCGACATGGCGACGCGCATCGCGGCGGCGCGGCACATGGTGCTGCATGCGGCGGCGCTGCGCGAGGCCGGCCAGCCCTGCCTCACCGAGGCCTCCATGGCCAAGCTGTTCGCTTCCGAGATGGCCGAGCAGGTGTGCTCCGCCGCCATCCAGATCCACGGCGGCTATGGCTATCTCGCCGACTTCCCGGAGGAGCGCATCTATCGCGACGTGCGGGTGTGCCAGATCTACGAGGGCACCAGCGACGTGCAGCGCATCGTCATCGCCCGGGGGCTGTAA